The sequence below is a genomic window from Nostoc flagelliforme CCNUN1.
GAGTTGGTTGATTTACTTTTGCAATCTCAGGATAATCAAGTTAGTTCAGAAAATCTCGCTAAAGCCAGCAATACAATCGAATTACTCCAAATAGCAGAACTAGAAAACTTTTTTCGCAACAACTGTTTGAATGCTCAAATCCTTAATCCAAAAAAAGATCCAAAAGCAGCAATTATTTATCCATTTATTTTGCCAGACCGACTAGAGGTGATTATCGAGTTGCCTCAACAGCGTTGGTTGCACTACAGTACCCCTGTAGTTAAAAAAGAATTGGAAACTACTTTAAAGCAACTACAGGAAAACCTACCCAAACCACACACGCTGCGACAGGTTCAATCTTTATCCCAGAAGGTTTACAAATGGCTGATTCAACCTGCTGAAGCTGCCTTAGCTGAAAGTCAGACTCCTACTTTAGTGTTTGTGCTGGATGGTTGGTTGCGAAATATTCCGATGGCAGCTCTTTACGATGGCAAACAGTATCTAGTTGAGAAGTATAACATTGCACTCACCCCCAGTCTGCAACTGATTGAACCCAAATCATCGGAGAAGGAATTCAAAACAATAGCCGCAGGATTAAGTGAAGCAAGTTCGGGATTTTCTGCACTACCCAACGTCAAACTTGAATTAGAACAAATCCGCTCTCAAGTCCCTAGCAGCATCCTTCTGAATCAAGAATTTACCAGCAAAGCTTTGCAAAACCGGATTAATTCTTTATCTTTCCCTATCGTTCATCTTGCAACTCATGGTCAGTTTAGCTCCAAAGCTGAGGAGACATTTATTGTCGCTTGGGATGAGCGTATTTATGTCAAAAAGTTAAATGAGTTAGTGCGATCGCTAGAGCAAAATAGACCCGAAGCGATTGACTTGCTCATTCTTAGTGCCTGTCAAACAGCAGCCGGGGACGAACAAGCTGCACTAGGAATTGCTGGTGTTGCTTTCCAGGCAGGAGCACGCAGTACGATCGCTTCTTTGTGGAACTTGGATGATGAGTCTACTGCTGTGTTGATGAGTCAATTTTACCAAGAGTTAGGCAACAAAAACCTGACTAAAGCTGAAGTACTCCGTCACGCCCAGCTAGCTCTTTTGCAAAATCCCAAATACAAACGTCCCAGGTTTTGGGCCCCCTATGTTCTTTTGGGTAATTGGCTTTGAGCCATCACCACTTCATGTGGTGGCATTCAGGCTAGGAGTTGGAGTTAACTTTTTGTCCATTTACTTACGCAGACGCGATCGCATCAACTAACAATGCGATCGCATCGACTAACAATGCCATTGTATCGGCTGACAATGCGATCGCATCAACTGACAATTCGATTGTATCGGTTGACAATGCCATTGTATAAAGTTATGTAAATAAATGAGCAAGTATTGCGTAAAACTAACGCGATCGCAACTGAGAATTATCTAGGGGTGACTGCAACCACCGTAAACCCACATTAGTGGTGTGACATAACCAAAAGTTTAGCAACTGCTGTTTGCTTAAAGGGGTACAATGTCCAAGATAAATATTCCTTGGGGCTGGTTTTTAGGAATTGCAATATGTGGTTCAAGCATTTGGAGTACAAATTGCGCTTTTGCCCAAATTATCCCCGATGGCACTTTGCCTAATAACTCTAGTGTCAAATTAGAAGAGAACAACAGCATCATTGAAGGAGGAACCCAAGCAGGTGGTAACTTGTTCCACAGCTTTCGGGAATTTTCTGTACCGATTAACGGCGCTGCTTTGTTTAATAATGCTGCGGATATTCAAAATATTATCAGTCGGGTAACGGGTGGATCAGTGTCTAATATTGATGGGTTAATTTACGCTAATGGCACAGCTAATTTATTTTTGATAAATCCTAACGGAATTGTATTTGGTCAGAATGCTCAATTAAATGTTGGTGGTTCGTTTGTTGCGAGTACAGCGAATGCACTGCAATTTGGAAATCTCGGATTTTTTAGTGCAACGGAGAAAAATATCCCCTCACCGTTGTTGACTATTAATCCTTCAGCATTGCTGTTTAATCAGATTAATCAAAACGCAGCGATTCAAAATAACTCAGTTGCATTTGCCGGATATGATCCAGCAGGTTTAAACGCATTTGGTTTACGAGTACCAGATGGAAAAAGTTTACTGCTGGTAGGTGGTAATGTCAGCATAGATGGGGGAGAATTAAATGCTTTTGGTGGACGAGTTGAGTTAGGAGGGTTGGGCGAACCTGGTACTGTAGGGCTGGGTGTAGATGCCGATAATCTCAGCTTGAGATTTCCTGATAATGTTGCGCGAACTGAGGTATCCCTTACTAATCAAGCAGGTATATATGTAAAAGGCGCTGGTGGCGGTAATATTGCAGTCAATGCCTCTAATCTAGAGATATTGGGAGGAAGTTTTTTAAGCGGCGGTATTGGGGAAGGTTTGGGGACATCTGAAACAATTGGGGGAGATATTACGCTTAATGCTACCGGGTCAATCAAAGTTGCTGGTGGGAGCATAGTTCGTAATCCTGTGCGCTTGGGGTCACTTGGCAATGGGGGTAACATTACTATCGATTCTGGTTCTTTCTCTCTAAGTGATGGCGCTCAACTTCAAACCTTAACCTATGGACAAGGTGATGCAGGGAATGTGACAGTAAGTGCCAAAAATGCTGTTGACCTCCTTGCAAATGCTGCCATCTTCAGTACGGTGGAAGCCGGAGGTGTAGGTAAAGGTGGCAATATCAACATCAATGCAGCAACAGTATCACTAATTGATGGCGCTCAACTGCAAACCCTTACTCGTGGTGCATCTGATACCCAATTAGCAGGACGGGGGGATGCGGGGAATGTCAATGTTAATGTTACTGGGTCAGTTAATATTGCTGGGCAGAAAAACGGTTCTGTTAGTGCGATTAGCAGCAGTATGCAAACGGGGACAGTTGGCAATGGGGGTAATATTACTATCGATTCTGGTTCTTTCTCTCTAAGTGATGGCGCTATCCTTGAAGCCTCAACCAGTGGACAAGGGAATGCGGGGAATGTAACAGTGCAGGCACTTGATGCTGTTTCCCTTGCAAACGGTAAGATCCTCAGCACGGTGAATGAAGGGGGTATGGGTGAGGGAGGTAATATCGATATCAATGCTGTAACCCTGTCATTAAAAGATGCCGCTCAACTGCTAACCATTACTCGTGGTGCATCTGCCACCCAGCCAGGAGGACGGGGAGATGCGGGGAATGTGAATGTTAATGTTACAGGTATTGTTAATATTGCTGGGGAGAAAAATGGTTATCCCAGTGGGATTGGCAGCAGTGTCGAAACGGGGACAGTTGGCAATGGGGGTAATATTACTATCAATTCTGGTTCTTTCTCATTACGCGATCGCGCTCAACTTGTAGCCTCAACTTCGGGACTTGGGAATGCAGGGAATGTGACAGTGAGTGCCAAAAATGCTGTTGACCTTGCAGATGCTAACATCTTCAGCACGGTGGATGCTGGGGGTGTAGGTAAAGGTGGCAATATCGACATCAATGCTGCAACACTATCACTAATTGATAGCGCTCAACTGCTAACCGCTACTAGTGGTGCATCTAATACCCAGCCAGCAGGACGGGGGGATGCGGGGAATGTGAATGTTAATGTTACAGGTATTGTTAATATTGCTGGGGAGAAAAATGGTTTGGCTAGCGGGATTAGAAGCCTGGTGGAAACGGGGACAGTTGGCAATGGGGGTAACATTACTATTGATTCTGGTTCCTTCTCGTTACGTGATGGCGCTCAACTTGTAGCCTCAACTTCGGGACTTGGGAATGCGGGGAATGTGACAGTGCGGGCACTTAATGCTGTTTTCCTCACTGGTAGTAATGCTTCCATCTTCAGCACGGTAGAAGCAGGGGGTGTAGGTAAGGGAGGCAATATCGACATCAATGCTGCAACATTATCACTAATTGATGGCGCTCAACTGCTAACTGCTACTCGTGAAGCATCTGATACCCAGCTACCAGGACAGGGGGATGCGGGGAATGTGAATGTTAATGTTACAGGTATTGTTGATATTGCTGGGGAGAAAAATGGTTATCCCAGTGCGATTTCCAGTCGGGTGGAAACGGGGACAGTTGGCAATGGGGGTAATATTACTATCGATTCTAGTTCTTTCTCGTTACGCGATCGCGCTATCCTTGCTGCCTCAACTTCGGGACTTGGCAATGCAGGGAATATAACAGTGAGTGCCAAAAATGCTGTTGACCTTGCAAACGCTTACATCCTCAGCACGGTGGATGCTGGGGGTGTAGGTCAGGGAGGCAATATCAACATCAATGCTGCAACACTGTCACTGATTGATGACGCTCAACTGCAAACTGTTACTGGCGGTGCATCTGATACCCAGCCAGCAGGACGGGGGGATGCGGGGAATATCAATGTTAATGTTACAGGTATTGTTGATATTGCTGGGGAAAAAAATAATCGTTTTAGTGGGATTTTCAGTCAGGTGCAAACTGGGACAGTTGGCAATGGGGGTAACATTACTATCGATTCTGGTTCCTTATCGTTACAAGATGGCACTCAACTTAATGCCTCAACTTCGGGATTTGGGAATGCGGGGAATGTGACAGTGCGGGCACTTGATGCTGTTTTCCTCACTGGTAATGCAGGCATCCTCAGCACGGTAGAAGCAGGGGGTGTAGGTAAGGGTGGCAATATCGACATCAATGCTCCAACTTTATCACTAATTGATGGCGCTCAACTGCAAACTGCTACTCGTGAAGCATCTGATACCCAACCAGCAGGACAGGGAGATGCGGGGAATGTCAATGTTAATGTTACTGTCTCAGTTGATATTGCTGGGGAGAAAAATAATTTTTTTAGTGGGATTCGCAGCTTGATGGAAACGGGGACAGTTGGCAATGGGGGCAATATTACTATTGATTCTGGTTCCTTCTCATTACGTGATGGCGCTCAACTTCTAGCCTCAACATTTGGACAAGGCAATGCAGGAAATGTGACAGTGCAGGCACTTGATGCTGTTTTCCTAAATGGTGACGTCTTCAGCACGGTGGGATCAGAGGGTGTAGGTAAGGGAGGCAATATCGACATCAATGCTGCAACATTATCACTAATTGATGGTGCTGGACTTATTGCCTCAACCCTTGGACAAGGGAATGCAGGGAATGTGACAGTGAGTGCACGAGATGCTGTTGACCTTGCTGGTAATGCTAAAATCTTGACCACGGTGGGAGCAGGTGGTGTAGGTAAAGGTGGCAATATCGACATCAATGCGGCAACACTATCACTAATTGATGGCGCTCAACTGCAAACTGTTACTGCCGGTGCATCTGCAACAGCGCCAGCCGGACGAGGGGATGCGGGGAATGTCAATGTTAATATCACTGGCGCTGTTGATATTGCTGGGGAGAAAAATGGTTTTGTTAGTGGGATTAGCAGCTTTGTGGATACGGGGACAGTTGGCAATGGGGGTAATATTACTATCGATTCTGGTTCTTTCTCGTTACAAAATGGCGCTGGACTTACTGCCTCAACTTCGGGACTTGGGAATGCAGGCACAATTAAAGTTAATGCTGCTGATTTTTTCACCATTTCTGGCAAGAGTTCAGACTTTAACAGTGGCTTGTTCGTGAACTCCCAAAGTCCGACGGGTACTGCTGGAGATATTATCGTCACCTCACCTAGAGTTACCCTAGACAACAGTGGCGCACTCAACGCCCTATCTGGATCGGGTAACGGTGGCAACATCAACTTACAAACTGATTTACTGCTTCTCCGTCATGGCGCTTCCATTACCACCAGCGCAGGCACAGACAAAACTGGTGGTAATGGTGGCAACATTAATATTGATGTCCCGTCGGGCTTCATCGTTGCCGTCCCAAGCGAAAATAGCGACATCACTGCTAATGCCTACACAGGCAGTGGTGGAAGAGTAAATATTCAAGCCTTTGGTATCTATGGTATTCAACCCCGCTCTAACCCAACTTCTCTTTCGGATATCACCGCTAGTTCTGAGTTTGGTGTAAACGGCACTGTAGAACTTAACACGCCGGATATTGACCCTAACAGTGGCTTAGTCAACCTGCCAACCGTACCAGTTGATACCCAAGTAGCACAGACCTGTCAAGCTGGTGGAAATTTAGCTAAGAGCAGTTTTACAATCACTGGACGCGGCGGCTTGCCACCTAATCCAGGTGAAGCTCTTAACACTGATGCAGTGAAAGTAGATTTGGTGACTCTCAATCCAAACAACGAGCGCCGCGATCGCTCCTTTGTTCCCAGCAAAATAACTACCCCCGCACCAGAACCGATCATAGAAGCTACTGGTTTGGCGCTAAACCAAAAAGGGGAAGTCGTCCTGACAGCAAATCTTCCCACCACTACGCCCCATAGCCCTTGGTTGAAGCCTGCATCTTGCAGAGCAAGTTAACATTTGACTTCACTAGAGTGCAACTCAATTGCATCGACCTGCAATTAAATTGCATCACCCTGCAATTAAATTGCATCGACCTGCAACTCAATTGCATCGACCTGCAACTCAATTGCATTGACCTGCAACTCAATTGCATCGACCTGCAACTCAATTGCACCACCCTGCATAAATGAGTTTACCTTTTCTTTAACCTTGTTCTATCTAAAAACTTTACCTTACTGTTAGATTTAGAGTTTTAATGGGCACATTAAATGTATCCTATATTACGGTATACATATATGCCTACCCAAGATACAACACGCCGTTTACGCCCTCAACTAATTAGTGAAGATGTTACCTCATGGCACGGTTTGCAA
It includes:
- a CDS encoding beta strand repeat-containing protein — its product is MSKINIPWGWFLGIAICGSSIWSTNCAFAQIIPDGTLPNNSSVKLEENNSIIEGGTQAGGNLFHSFREFSVPINGAALFNNAADIQNIISRVTGGSVSNIDGLIYANGTANLFLINPNGIVFGQNAQLNVGGSFVASTANALQFGNLGFFSATEKNIPSPLLTINPSALLFNQINQNAAIQNNSVAFAGYDPAGLNAFGLRVPDGKSLLLVGGNVSIDGGELNAFGGRVELGGLGEPGTVGLGVDADNLSLRFPDNVARTEVSLTNQAGIYVKGAGGGNIAVNASNLEILGGSFLSGGIGEGLGTSETIGGDITLNATGSIKVAGGSIVRNPVRLGSLGNGGNITIDSGSFSLSDGAQLQTLTYGQGDAGNVTVSAKNAVDLLANAAIFSTVEAGGVGKGGNININAATVSLIDGAQLQTLTRGASDTQLAGRGDAGNVNVNVTGSVNIAGQKNGSVSAISSSMQTGTVGNGGNITIDSGSFSLSDGAILEASTSGQGNAGNVTVQALDAVSLANGKILSTVNEGGMGEGGNIDINAVTLSLKDAAQLLTITRGASATQPGGRGDAGNVNVNVTGIVNIAGEKNGYPSGIGSSVETGTVGNGGNITINSGSFSLRDRAQLVASTSGLGNAGNVTVSAKNAVDLADANIFSTVDAGGVGKGGNIDINAATLSLIDSAQLLTATSGASNTQPAGRGDAGNVNVNVTGIVNIAGEKNGLASGIRSLVETGTVGNGGNITIDSGSFSLRDGAQLVASTSGLGNAGNVTVRALNAVFLTGSNASIFSTVEAGGVGKGGNIDINAATLSLIDGAQLLTATREASDTQLPGQGDAGNVNVNVTGIVDIAGEKNGYPSAISSRVETGTVGNGGNITIDSSSFSLRDRAILAASTSGLGNAGNITVSAKNAVDLANAYILSTVDAGGVGQGGNININAATLSLIDDAQLQTVTGGASDTQPAGRGDAGNINVNVTGIVDIAGEKNNRFSGIFSQVQTGTVGNGGNITIDSGSLSLQDGTQLNASTSGFGNAGNVTVRALDAVFLTGNAGILSTVEAGGVGKGGNIDINAPTLSLIDGAQLQTATREASDTQPAGQGDAGNVNVNVTVSVDIAGEKNNFFSGIRSLMETGTVGNGGNITIDSGSFSLRDGAQLLASTFGQGNAGNVTVQALDAVFLNGDVFSTVGSEGVGKGGNIDINAATLSLIDGAGLIASTLGQGNAGNVTVSARDAVDLAGNAKILTTVGAGGVGKGGNIDINAATLSLIDGAQLQTVTAGASATAPAGRGDAGNVNVNITGAVDIAGEKNGFVSGISSFVDTGTVGNGGNITIDSGSFSLQNGAGLTASTSGLGNAGTIKVNAADFFTISGKSSDFNSGLFVNSQSPTGTAGDIIVTSPRVTLDNSGALNALSGSGNGGNINLQTDLLLLRHGASITTSAGTDKTGGNGGNINIDVPSGFIVAVPSENSDITANAYTGSGGRVNIQAFGIYGIQPRSNPTSLSDITASSEFGVNGTVELNTPDIDPNSGLVNLPTVPVDTQVAQTCQAGGNLAKSSFTITGRGGLPPNPGEALNTDAVKVDLVTLNPNNERRDRSFVPSKITTPAPEPIIEATGLALNQKGEVVLTANLPTTTPHSPWLKPASCRAS